The following coding sequences are from one Elusimicrobium minutum Pei191 window:
- the speB gene encoding agmatinase, which translates to MKKNKTIFMGLERKNNSLPLSNYIVVPIPFERSVSYGHGTAFGPKAVLEASAQVELWDEETKTETWKENIFTTAAVNCKGTTRIVFNRITKTVKDVMRYKGIPFYIGGEHSITQALLEPYIEKYKKLSVLHFDAHADLRAKFEGNPHSHACALYPASKQVPVVQVGIRSVGDTECENINSGKVKTFLMHENRDIKKLIPQVLKNLTDTVYITIDVDGFDPSVIPATGTPQPGGFGWYEALDLFREVINKKNIVAIDVVEACRRDEDTITEMNTAKLIYRLMGYLSQKKK; encoded by the coding sequence GTGAAAAAGAATAAAACTATATTTATGGGGCTTGAGAGAAAAAACAACTCTCTGCCCCTTTCTAATTACATCGTGGTGCCCATACCTTTTGAAAGAAGCGTTTCCTACGGACATGGCACCGCATTCGGGCCGAAGGCTGTTTTAGAAGCTTCCGCCCAGGTGGAACTTTGGGACGAGGAAACTAAAACGGAAACCTGGAAAGAGAACATCTTTACCACCGCTGCGGTTAACTGCAAAGGAACCACAAGAATTGTTTTTAACAGAATTACAAAAACCGTTAAAGACGTTATGCGCTATAAAGGGATTCCTTTTTATATCGGCGGGGAACATTCTATAACTCAGGCCTTGCTTGAACCGTATATAGAAAAATATAAAAAATTAAGCGTGCTCCATTTTGACGCCCACGCTGATTTACGCGCCAAGTTTGAAGGAAATCCACACAGCCACGCCTGCGCGCTTTACCCCGCGTCCAAACAAGTGCCCGTCGTACAAGTAGGCATAAGAAGCGTTGGCGACACGGAGTGTGAAAATATAAATTCCGGCAAAGTTAAAACTTTTTTAATGCATGAAAACAGGGATATAAAAAAACTTATTCCACAGGTACTAAAAAATTTAACCGACACGGTTTATATCACCATTGACGTGGATGGCTTTGACCCAAGCGTAATTCCTGCCACGGGAACGCCGCAGCCGGGCGGTTTCGGATGGTATGAAGCGTTAGATCTTTTTAGAGAAGTAATTAACAAGAAAAACATTGTAGCCATTGACGTTGTGGAAGCCTGCAGAAGAGACGAAGACACCATTACCGAAATGAATACCGCAAAACTTATTTACCGCTTAATGGGTTATTTAAGCCAAAAGAAAAAATAA